A stretch of Gasterosteus aculeatus chromosome 4, fGasAcu3.hap1.1, whole genome shotgun sequence DNA encodes these proteins:
- the nudt6 gene encoding nucleoside diphosphate-linked moiety X motif 6 translates to MAAFASRLFPAAMGRFCGARSPARALSRTPKVTGTGALTGQGDRFGGVTVDLADTGLPEDVSESSFGRLLQGSLAQWKAEGRVAVWLRVPISMSRCAAAASAHGFTFHHAKRDHAVLALWMGDGESRLPGFATHQIGVAGAVVDESNGKVLVVQDRNKTKNAWKFPGGLSDPGENIGATAVREVFEETGVRSEFKSLLSIRQQHDHPGAFAMSDMYIICRLRPLSYDIDFCTQECLRCEWLELAELARTDRTTPITSRVARLLLRGLERGFGEIDLVMEELPAVYSGVFYQLYLRPLKG, encoded by the exons ATGGCGGCCTTCGCTTCGAGGCTGTTCCCGGCGGCAATGGGAAGGTTCTGCGGCGCGCGCTCACCTGCCCGCGCGCTCTCGCGTACCCCGAAAGTAACCGGAACCGGCGCCCTGACGGGCCAGGGGGACCGATTCGGCGGCGTGACCGTGGACCTGGCCGACACCGGTCTACCGGAGGACGTCAGCGAAAGCTCGTTCGGCAGATTGCTTCAAG GCTCGCTGGCCCAGTGGAAAGCCGAGGGGAGAGTGGCGGTGTGGCTCCGGGTGCCCATCTCCATGAGCCGgtgtgccgccgccgcctccgcccaCGGCTTCACCTTCCATCACGCCAAACGGGACCACGCCGTGTTGGCCCTCTGGATGGGGGACGGGGAGAGCAGGCTGCCGGGGTTCGCGACTCACCAAATTGGAGTGGCAG GTGCAGTTGTTGATGAATCGAATGGAAAAGTTCTTGTGGTCCAAGACAGAAACAAG ACAAAGAATGCGTGGAAGTTCCCCGGCGGCTTGTCTGATCCGGGAGAAAATATCG GGGCCACCGCTGTCCGGGAAGTCTTTGAGGAGACCGGCGTCCGCTCCGAGTTCAAGTCGCTGCTCAGCATCCGGCAGCAGCACGACCACCCCGGCGCCTTCGCCATGTCGGACATGTACATCATCTGCCGGCTGCGGCCGCTCAGCTACGACATCGACTTCTGCACCCAGGAGTGTCTGCGCTGCGAGTGGCTGGAGCTGGCCGAGCTGGCCCGGACGGACCGCACCACGCCCATCACCTCCCGCGTGGCCCGGCTCCTGCTGCGCGGCCTGGAGCGCGGCTTCGGCGAAATCGACCTGGTCATGGAGGAGCTGCCCGCCGTCTACTCGGGGGTGTTTTACCAGCTGTACCTCAGGCCGCTGAAAGGCTAG